A genome region from Mesorhizobium sp. B2-1-8 includes the following:
- a CDS encoding amidase, with amino-acid sequence MDLAFSTATELATAIRNRKISAVEALDAHLARIDRHNPAVNAVISLDRDNARERAKKADAALARGEALGPLHGVPFTLKDMHETFGMRTTVGFPPFADYVAKEDSPVVIRLKAAGGVLMAKTNVATMLSDWQSDNPLFGRTCNPWNLQRTPGGSSGGAAAAVCTGMTPFDVGTDMQDSIRLPAAFCGVYGLKPTEHRVSLAGAFPDPGGAARGVRLMSCLGPLARSVDDLSLIYRIIAGPDGHDTDPAPVPVEAMPKLDLQTSRIAFALSFPGFPVAGDISAAVENLARQLQDACAIIEEAKLPKLDLHDDLAEGGALIGMMMEAAQETPEQPTSVSRWFEALARRDKSILAWDRFFEDWDALLCPVAMTTAFPHCAPGTAIKVDGKDQSYWMLPAYGAVFNYSGHPALSMPCGQDSAGLPIGLQLVGKRWSEARLLAIAKAMEPLAGGFRRPPGY; translated from the coding sequence ATGGACCTCGCCTTTTCCACAGCCACCGAACTCGCCACGGCCATTCGAAACCGCAAGATCTCTGCCGTCGAGGCGCTCGACGCCCATCTCGCGCGGATCGACAGGCACAACCCTGCCGTCAACGCCGTCATCTCGCTCGACAGGGACAACGCACGCGAGCGTGCCAAGAAGGCCGATGCGGCATTGGCGCGTGGCGAAGCGCTCGGGCCGCTGCACGGCGTTCCCTTCACGCTGAAGGACATGCACGAGACATTCGGCATGAGGACCACAGTCGGCTTCCCGCCCTTCGCCGACTATGTGGCGAAAGAAGACAGCCCGGTCGTTATCAGGCTGAAGGCGGCCGGCGGTGTGCTAATGGCCAAGACCAATGTCGCCACCATGTTGTCCGACTGGCAGTCGGACAATCCGCTGTTCGGCCGCACCTGCAATCCCTGGAACCTCCAGCGCACCCCGGGCGGATCCAGCGGCGGCGCCGCTGCCGCCGTCTGCACGGGCATGACACCGTTCGACGTCGGCACCGACATGCAGGACTCGATCCGCCTTCCGGCGGCGTTCTGCGGCGTCTACGGCCTGAAGCCGACCGAACATCGCGTTTCGCTGGCCGGCGCCTTTCCGGATCCGGGCGGTGCCGCGCGCGGCGTGCGGCTGATGTCCTGTCTCGGCCCACTGGCGCGCAGCGTGGACGATCTGTCGTTGATCTATCGGATCATTGCTGGACCGGACGGACACGATACCGACCCTGCGCCGGTGCCGGTCGAGGCCATGCCGAAGCTCGACCTCCAGACGTCGCGCATCGCTTTCGCGCTCTCCTTTCCCGGTTTCCCGGTGGCGGGCGACATTAGCGCCGCGGTCGAAAATCTCGCAAGGCAACTGCAAGACGCCTGCGCCATCATAGAGGAAGCGAAACTGCCCAAGCTCGATCTGCACGACGATCTTGCCGAGGGCGGCGCACTGATCGGTATGATGATGGAGGCGGCGCAGGAAACCCCGGAGCAACCGACGTCGGTCTCGCGCTGGTTCGAGGCACTGGCCCGCCGCGACAAATCCATTCTCGCCTGGGACCGGTTCTTCGAGGATTGGGACGCGCTGCTCTGCCCGGTCGCCATGACCACGGCATTCCCGCATTGTGCGCCAGGCACTGCGATCAAGGTCGACGGCAAAGACCAGAGCTACTGGATGCTGCCGGCCTATGGCGCCGTCTTCAACTACAGCGGCCACCCGGCGCTTTCGATGCCGTGTGGCCAGGACAGCGCCGGCCTGCCGATCGGCCTGCAGCTTGTCGGCAAACGCTGGTCGGAGGCACGGCTGCTCGCCATCGCCAAGGCGATGGAACCGCTGGCCGGCGGCTTTCGCCGGCCGCCGGGTTATTGA
- a CDS encoding NAD(P)/FAD-dependent oxidoreductase encodes MPIRRRSSVSETKQIIVIGAGIIGASIAWHLTRAGAQVTVISESGIGGVATPNSFAWINASWGNPAPYFRLRSRAMAEWTRLARDLPSLPLAWCGGLCWDLSAAEMETYAAEHSAWRYGIERVDRAGAARIEPNLADLPDVALHVAEEGVAEPVATTKALLADAKRHGARVISSTVTALAQTNGRITGVDTSHGLIAADDVVIAAGVGSPEIAATAGINLPIETPPGLIVHSRPYKKLLNGLVLAERLHMRQTAEGRIIAGSDFGGADPGMDAEATARALFAATKAMLRDSDGLELDFHTVGYRPTPIDGFPIIGRAESMDGVYVAVMHSGITLAPAVGLFATREILGGERDPLLEPYGLSRFAQ; translated from the coding sequence ATGCCAATCCGGCGGAGATCAAGCGTGAGCGAAACCAAGCAAATCATCGTCATCGGCGCCGGCATCATCGGAGCTTCCATCGCCTGGCATCTGACCAGGGCCGGCGCGCAAGTGACCGTCATCTCCGAAAGCGGCATTGGCGGTGTCGCGACGCCCAATTCCTTTGCCTGGATCAATGCAAGCTGGGGTAACCCGGCGCCGTATTTCCGGCTGCGCAGCCGCGCGATGGCTGAATGGACTCGGCTAGCGCGGGATCTGCCAAGCCTGCCGCTCGCCTGGTGCGGTGGCCTGTGCTGGGATCTATCGGCGGCGGAGATGGAAACCTATGCCGCGGAGCATTCTGCCTGGCGCTACGGCATCGAGCGCGTCGACCGTGCCGGCGCGGCGCGCATCGAGCCTAACCTCGCCGATCTGCCGGATGTCGCTTTGCATGTGGCCGAAGAGGGTGTCGCCGAGCCGGTCGCAACCACGAAAGCACTGTTGGCAGATGCGAAGCGGCATGGCGCGCGCGTCATCTCCAGCACGGTGACGGCACTTGCCCAGACCAATGGCAGGATAACCGGCGTGGACACATCGCATGGGCTGATCGCCGCCGACGACGTGGTGATCGCGGCAGGCGTCGGCTCGCCGGAGATTGCCGCGACCGCCGGCATCAACCTGCCGATCGAGACGCCGCCCGGCCTGATCGTCCATTCGCGGCCATACAAGAAGCTGCTCAACGGACTGGTGCTGGCCGAGCGGCTGCACATGCGCCAGACGGCGGAAGGCCGCATCATCGCCGGCTCGGACTTCGGCGGCGCCGATCCGGGGATGGATGCCGAGGCCACCGCCCGCGCGTTGTTCGCGGCCACGAAAGCCATGTTGCGCGACAGCGACGGACTTGAGCTGGATTTCCACACGGTCGGCTACCGGCCGACACCGATCGACGGCTTTCCGATCATCGGCCGCGCCGAGAGCATGGATGGCGTCTATGTCGCGGTCATGCATTCCGGCATCACGCTGGCGCCGGCCGTCGGCCTGTTCGCCACGCGCGAAATTCTTGGCGGCGAGCGCGACCCGCTGCTCGAACCTTATGGATTGTCGCGCTTCGCTCAATAA
- a CDS encoding proline racemase family protein — protein sequence MNLTVVDMHTGGEPLRIVTGGYPSIPKGTILEKRAYVRDHLDHLRKLLIFEPRGHYDMYGALLVEPDLPGADLAVLFMHNEGYSTMCGHAIVALGRYAIDQGLVAKQEPFTTVNIEAPCGLVVASVAVSDGRAGSVSFESVPAFLFARDQQIELTEYGKIGFDIAYGGAFYALADCHQFGLEFGRNRVRDFVDAATALTNRLKAEFPLSHPDHDDLAFLYGTILTDGKDAFSEEVTRNVCVFAEAEVDRSPTGSGVTARLAAMHAKGEIAIGQTRIFESIAGSRFSGAVARTAQAGAHEAIVARVGGRAYYSGRAEFIVEPDDELGRGFLLR from the coding sequence ATGAACCTCACCGTCGTCGACATGCATACGGGCGGCGAGCCGCTCCGGATCGTCACGGGCGGCTATCCCAGCATTCCCAAGGGCACCATCCTGGAGAAGCGCGCCTATGTGCGCGACCATCTCGATCATTTGCGCAAACTGCTGATCTTCGAGCCGCGCGGCCACTACGACATGTATGGCGCCCTGCTGGTCGAGCCGGACCTGCCCGGCGCCGACCTCGCCGTGCTGTTCATGCACAATGAGGGCTATTCGACCATGTGCGGCCACGCCATCGTCGCGCTCGGCCGCTACGCCATCGATCAAGGACTTGTGGCGAAACAGGAGCCGTTCACTACCGTGAACATCGAGGCGCCGTGCGGCCTTGTCGTCGCCTCTGTCGCGGTCAGCGATGGCAGGGCCGGTTCGGTGTCGTTCGAGAGCGTGCCGGCCTTCCTGTTCGCCCGCGACCAGCAGATCGAACTGACGGAATATGGCAAGATCGGTTTCGATATCGCCTATGGCGGGGCTTTCTACGCGCTGGCCGACTGCCATCAATTCGGGCTGGAATTCGGCCGCAACCGCGTGCGCGATTTCGTCGACGCGGCAACCGCGCTGACGAACCGGCTCAAGGCCGAATTTCCGCTATCGCATCCCGATCATGATGATCTCGCCTTCCTCTATGGCACCATCCTGACCGATGGAAAGGACGCCTTTTCCGAGGAGGTCACCAGGAATGTCTGCGTCTTCGCCGAGGCGGAGGTCGACCGTTCGCCGACTGGTTCGGGCGTCACCGCCCGGCTGGCGGCCATGCATGCCAAGGGCGAGATCGCCATCGGGCAGACGCGCATTTTCGAGAGCATCGCCGGCTCGCGCTTCTCGGGGGCCGTGGCGCGAACGGCACAGGCCGGCGCGCATGAAGCGATCGTCGCCCGCGTTGGCGGCCGTGCCTATTATTCCGGACGAGCCGAGTTCATTGTCGAACCGGACGACGAGCTGGGGCGCGGTTTCCTCTTGCGCTGA
- a CDS encoding antitoxin Xre/MbcA/ParS toxin-binding domain-containing protein produces the protein MTRFQTKTTGITQDDFADMVAEKVERALAHYDEAINGPTKVSVGKIAGSIASAVTLLSPKHQRAIDAIHADLPGLASKFVRALAAEAARRSEAGTTGTTTLSAEAETLPAFPPSDDLESMLIEDWAGRVAGSTYLEENLRIARSTLHRWQRRGDVIALRKGGRKHVFPLAQFVDGRPVAGISDVLELIGNPRLAWLWLNRPAAQLDGRIPIDLLRQDRAEEVVEAARVFAPG, from the coding sequence ATGACCAGATTTCAGACTAAGACGACCGGCATCACGCAGGACGATTTCGCCGACATGGTGGCGGAAAAGGTCGAGCGTGCGCTTGCCCACTATGACGAGGCCATCAACGGTCCCACAAAGGTCTCGGTCGGCAAGATCGCCGGCAGCATAGCGTCCGCCGTCACCTTGCTGTCGCCCAAGCACCAGCGCGCCATCGACGCCATCCATGCCGACCTTCCCGGCCTTGCCTCGAAATTCGTGCGTGCGCTCGCGGCCGAAGCCGCGCGCCGCAGCGAAGCCGGCACAACCGGGACGACAACGCTGTCGGCTGAGGCCGAAACACTCCCCGCGTTCCCCCCGTCCGACGACCTCGAATCGATGCTGATCGAGGACTGGGCCGGCCGCGTCGCCGGCTCGACCTATCTGGAAGAAAACCTGCGCATCGCCCGCTCCACCTTGCACCGCTGGCAGAGACGCGGCGACGTCATCGCGTTGCGCAAGGGCGGCCGCAAGCACGTCTTCCCGCTGGCGCAGTTCGTCGACGGCAGGCCGGTGGCCGGCATAAGCGACGTACTGGAGCTGATCGGCAACCCGAGGCTCGCCTGGCTGTGGCTGAACCGCCCAGCGGCGCAGCTCGACGGCCGCATTCCAATCGATCTGCTGCGGCAGGACCGGGCGGAAGAGGTGGTCGAGGCGGCGCGGGTGTTCGCGCCAGGGTGA
- a CDS encoding adenosine kinase, with product MPEYDVLCIGNAIVDIIAQCEEDFLQTNGIIKGAMNLIDTHRAELLYSRMGPAIEASGGSAGNTAAGVASFGGRAAFFGKVSNDALGEIYAHDIHAQGVAFDTRPLEGEPPTARSMIFVTPDGERSMNTYLGACIELGPEDVEADKASGAKVTYFEGYLWDPPRAKEAIRQTARLAHAAGREVSMTLSDSFCVDRYRDEFLDLMRSGTVDIVFANSHEIKSLYQTSSFDEAVAQIRKDCKIAAVTRSEKGSVIVRGDETVVIKATAIKELVDTTGAGDLYAAGFLHGYTQGHDLQTCGDLGSLAAGLVIQQIGPRPRQNLRKEAEQAGLL from the coding sequence ATGCCGGAATATGACGTGCTTTGCATCGGCAATGCGATTGTCGACATCATCGCCCAGTGCGAGGAGGACTTCCTCCAGACCAACGGCATCATCAAGGGCGCGATGAACCTCATAGACACCCACCGCGCCGAATTGCTCTACAGCCGCATGGGTCCGGCGATCGAGGCCTCCGGCGGCAGCGCCGGCAACACGGCGGCTGGTGTCGCCTCCTTTGGCGGACGCGCCGCCTTCTTCGGCAAGGTCTCCAACGATGCGCTGGGCGAAATCTATGCGCACGATATCCACGCGCAGGGCGTCGCCTTCGACACCAGGCCGCTCGAGGGCGAGCCGCCGACGGCGCGCTCGATGATCTTCGTCACCCCCGATGGCGAGCGCTCGATGAACACCTATCTCGGCGCCTGCATCGAACTCGGGCCGGAAGATGTCGAGGCCGACAAGGCGTCGGGCGCCAAGGTCACCTATTTCGAGGGTTATCTGTGGGACCCGCCGCGCGCCAAGGAAGCCATCCGGCAGACGGCCAGGCTGGCCCACGCGGCCGGCCGCGAAGTGTCCATGACTCTCTCCGATTCGTTCTGCGTCGACCGCTACCGCGACGAGTTCCTCGACCTGATGCGTTCGGGCACAGTCGACATCGTTTTTGCCAACAGCCACGAGATCAAGTCGCTTTACCAGACTTCGTCGTTCGACGAGGCGGTGGCGCAGATCCGCAAGGATTGCAAGATCGCGGCGGTGACCCGTTCCGAAAAGGGCTCGGTCATCGTGCGCGGCGACGAGACCGTGGTCATAAAGGCGACCGCCATCAAGGAACTGGTCGACACGACGGGCGCCGGCGATCTCTACGCCGCCGGTTTCCTGCATGGTTATACACAGGGACACGACCTCCAGACCTGCGGCGATCTTGGCTCACTGGCGGCCGGATTGGTGATCCAGCAGATCGGCCCGAGGCCACGGCAGAACCTACGCAAAGAGGCCGAGCAGGCGGGGTTGTTGTAG
- a CDS encoding HAD family hydrolase codes for MIETRPLPKLVIFDCDGILVDTENLANRRLAEWLSAAGYPTTFEYCRKNFSGRSMVSVQKEIEETTSVRLGADFVERWNAGLPDLFAHGVEAIPYVREFIEAVRAAGLAYCVATSARISKMHITLGQTGLLPLFEHAMFSATMVSRGKPFPDLFLHAARTMGFESADCIVIEDSVAGTQAGIAAGMRVFSYHGDPYSDRNGLIQAGGILFDDMRELAGLVPIH; via the coding sequence ATGATTGAAACACGGCCTCTGCCAAAGCTCGTCATCTTCGACTGCGACGGGATCCTGGTCGATACCGAGAACCTGGCCAACCGACGCCTGGCCGAATGGCTTAGCGCGGCCGGTTACCCAACGACCTTCGAATATTGCCGCAAGAACTTCTCCGGCCGCAGCATGGTGTCAGTGCAGAAGGAGATCGAGGAAACGACCAGCGTCAGGCTCGGCGCCGATTTCGTCGAGCGCTGGAATGCCGGCCTGCCGGATCTGTTCGCCCATGGCGTCGAAGCGATCCCTTATGTCCGGGAGTTCATCGAGGCGGTCCGTGCGGCCGGCCTCGCCTATTGCGTCGCCACCTCGGCCAGGATCTCCAAAATGCACATAACGCTTGGCCAGACCGGGCTGTTGCCGCTGTTCGAGCATGCCATGTTCAGCGCCACCATGGTGTCGCGGGGCAAGCCGTTCCCCGACCTGTTCCTGCATGCGGCCAGGACCATGGGCTTCGAGTCCGCCGACTGCATCGTCATCGAGGACAGCGTTGCCGGCACGCAGGCCGGCATCGCCGCCGGCATGCGGGTGTTCTCCTATCATGGCGATCCCTATTCCGACCGCAACGGCCTGATCCAGGCCGGCGGCATCCTGTTCGACGACATGCGCGAACTCGCCGGGCTGGTGCCGATCCACTGA
- a CDS encoding EamA family transporter, whose product MSAKSDTTTDLALLGVLAVLWGASYTFIKIGVETIPPITFIAARTLIAGAILFAVIRWRGLAMPGDAASWRRFAFQACLNSVVPFTLIAAAERSVDAGLATILNATSPIFTFLLTALITRHEPVTVRKLVGVGAGIAGICLIVGTQALGGIGHQLWAQLAIVAATVCYAGAAIFGLGFKGLDPMLPAAGSMLCGAVMLVPLSLAVDQPWTLAPSGASILALLGLSVFSTALAFVIYFRLIHTLGSVGTTSQAYLRVPIGVGIGAVFLGESLGPTAWLGMGFVVAGVATMTIPVRRPAFAR is encoded by the coding sequence ATGTCTGCAAAGAGCGATACGACCACCGACCTGGCGCTGCTCGGCGTGCTGGCGGTGCTGTGGGGCGCCTCCTACACCTTCATCAAGATCGGCGTCGAGACCATCCCGCCCATCACCTTCATCGCCGCCCGCACCCTGATCGCCGGCGCCATCCTGTTCGCCGTCATCCGCTGGCGCGGGCTTGCCATGCCGGGTGATGCGGCAAGCTGGCGCCGCTTTGCCTTCCAGGCCTGCCTCAACAGCGTCGTCCCGTTCACGTTGATCGCCGCCGCCGAGCGCTCGGTCGACGCCGGCCTTGCCACCATCCTCAACGCCACCTCGCCGATCTTCACCTTCCTGCTGACGGCGCTCATCACCCGCCATGAGCCGGTCACAGTGCGCAAGCTGGTCGGCGTCGGCGCCGGCATCGCCGGCATCTGCCTCATCGTCGGCACGCAGGCGCTTGGCGGCATCGGCCACCAGCTCTGGGCGCAGCTGGCCATCGTCGCGGCAACCGTGTGCTATGCGGGCGCCGCGATTTTCGGCCTTGGCTTCAAGGGCCTCGATCCGATGCTCCCCGCCGCCGGTTCGATGCTGTGCGGCGCGGTCATGCTGGTGCCGCTCAGCCTGGCGGTCGACCAGCCGTGGACGCTGGCGCCTTCGGGGGCTTCCATCCTCGCGCTGCTCGGCCTGTCCGTGTTTTCGACGGCACTGGCTTTCGTCATCTATTTCCGTCTGATCCACACGCTGGGTTCGGTCGGCACCACGTCTCAGGCCTATCTGCGCGTGCCGATCGGCGTCGGCATCGGCGCTGTCTTCCTCGGTGAAAGCCTTGGCCCCACGGCTTGGCTCGGCATGGGTTTTGTCGTCGCAGGCGTGGCTACCATGACCATACCGGTCCGCAGACCGGCCTTCGCCCGATAG
- the dut gene encoding dUTP diphosphatase: MRAALQTPSVIGPTVGFVRLPHGEGLPLPAYESAGAAGMDLRAAVPEDRPLLILPGKRALVPTGLILEIPEGMEGQVRPRSGLAFKHGLTVLNSPGTVDSDYRGEVKVLLVNLGDEDFAVTRGMRIAQIVFAAVTQVAVEERSLAGGTARGSGGFGSTGTA; encoded by the coding sequence ATGCGCGCAGCCCTCCAAACTCCCTCCGTCATCGGTCCGACCGTCGGCTTCGTCAGGCTGCCGCACGGTGAGGGACTTCCTCTTCCAGCCTATGAAAGCGCCGGCGCCGCCGGCATGGATTTGCGCGCAGCGGTGCCCGAAGACCGGCCGCTTCTGATCCTGCCGGGCAAACGCGCTTTGGTGCCGACCGGGCTGATCCTGGAAATTCCCGAAGGCATGGAAGGCCAGGTGCGGCCACGCTCGGGCCTTGCCTTCAAACATGGCCTTACCGTCCTCAATTCACCGGGCACGGTCGACAGCGATTATCGCGGCGAGGTGAAGGTGCTGCTGGTCAATCTCGGCGACGAGGATTTTGCCGTCACGCGCGGCATGCGGATTGCCCAGATCGTTTTCGCCGCAGTGACGCAGGTGGCGGTGGAAGAACGTTCGCTCGCTGGCGGCACGGCGCGCGGCTCGGGCGGCTTCGGATCGACCGGCACCGCCTGA
- a CDS encoding class II glutamine amidotransferase, with translation MCRWAAYLGEAVFLEDILTAPCHSLIAQSHCAQEAKSPTNGDGFGLAWYGDRPEPGLYRDILPAWSDPNLKSLCRQIKSGLFLAHVRASTGGATSRMNCHPFISGRWSFMHNGQIGGFEKIRRALENSLSDAVFDQREGTTDSELFFLLMIDEGLAADPQGAVSRATSRVLEASRRAGLEPALKLTAAFSDGQALYAVRYATDAQAPTLYTSIFRKGGGRCIVSEPFDREGGDWQAVPPSSFVTMTRDGIDIRPFAPVAAKLALVG, from the coding sequence ATGTGCCGGTGGGCCGCGTATCTCGGTGAAGCGGTCTTTCTCGAAGACATCCTCACGGCGCCCTGTCACTCGCTGATCGCCCAGAGCCACTGCGCCCAGGAAGCGAAGTCGCCGACCAATGGCGACGGTTTCGGCCTTGCCTGGTACGGCGACCGGCCCGAGCCCGGTCTTTATCGCGACATCCTGCCGGCCTGGTCCGATCCCAACCTGAAGAGCCTGTGCCGGCAGATCAAATCCGGCCTGTTCCTCGCCCATGTGCGGGCCTCGACTGGCGGCGCCACCAGCCGCATGAATTGCCATCCGTTCATCTCCGGCCGCTGGTCGTTCATGCACAACGGCCAGATCGGCGGCTTCGAGAAGATCCGCCGCGCGCTGGAGAACTCGCTGTCCGACGCTGTCTTCGACCAGCGCGAAGGCACCACCGATTCCGAACTCTTCTTTCTCCTGATGATCGACGAAGGATTGGCTGCTGATCCGCAAGGCGCCGTTTCCCGTGCCACCAGTCGCGTGCTCGAAGCCTCGCGCCGCGCTGGCCTCGAGCCGGCGCTGAAACTCACCGCCGCCTTCTCGGACGGGCAGGCGCTGTATGCTGTTCGTTATGCCACCGACGCCCAGGCGCCGACGCTCTACACGTCCATCTTCCGCAAGGGCGGAGGCCGCTGCATCGTCTCCGAGCCCTTCGATCGCGAGGGTGGCGACTGGCAGGCAGTCCCGCCATCGAGCTTCGTCACCATGACAAGGGATGGCATCGACATTCGCCCGTTTGCGCCGGTTGCGGCGAAGCTGGCGCTGGTTGGATAG
- a CDS encoding isocitrate lyase/PEP mutase family protein, with product MDKGKIFRDLHASTFVMPNPWDPGTTKLLGSFGFKALATTSAGFAFSRGLPDGAVSFDQMIHHCRDVTAATDLPVSADLEKGKGDSAEQAAETIFAAEAAGLAGCSIEDHTGDPDKPIYEFSHAVERVAAAVEAARALKRDFVFTARAENFLWGKSDLDDTIKRLQAFEKAGADVLYAPGIGDIEMVRTICSAVGKPVNVMARPGFTIADLAMAGVKRISLGPWLTNFAYGMLETAAREIQQDGTFGFTRAAMPFGKLQALYGKSQG from the coding sequence ATGGACAAGGGCAAGATTTTTCGCGACCTGCATGCCTCGACCTTCGTCATGCCCAATCCCTGGGACCCGGGCACGACGAAGCTGCTTGGCTCCTTCGGCTTCAAGGCATTGGCCACGACCAGCGCCGGCTTTGCCTTTTCGCGCGGCCTGCCGGATGGAGCCGTGAGCTTCGACCAGATGATCCATCATTGCCGCGACGTGACGGCCGCCACCGACCTGCCGGTTTCGGCCGATCTCGAGAAGGGCAAGGGCGACAGCGCCGAGCAGGCCGCCGAGACCATCTTCGCGGCGGAAGCCGCCGGGCTTGCCGGCTGCTCGATCGAGGACCACACCGGCGATCCGGATAAGCCCATCTATGAGTTTTCGCACGCGGTCGAGCGTGTCGCGGCCGCGGTGGAGGCGGCGCGTGCGCTGAAGCGCGATTTCGTGTTCACGGCGCGGGCCGAGAATTTCCTCTGGGGCAAGTCCGACCTCGACGACACGATCAAGCGGCTGCAGGCTTTCGAAAAGGCCGGCGCCGACGTGCTCTATGCGCCGGGCATCGGCGACATCGAGATGGTGCGCACGATCTGCTCGGCGGTCGGCAAGCCGGTCAACGTCATGGCGAGGCCCGGCTTCACCATCGCCGACCTTGCCATGGCCGGCGTCAAACGGATTTCGCTTGGCCCCTGGCTGACCAATTTCGCCTACGGCATGCTGGAGACGGCGGCGCGCGAAATCCAGCAGGACGGCACGTTCGGCTTCACCCGCGCCGCCATGCCGTTCGGCAAATTGCAGGCGCTGTACGGCAAATCCCAGGGCTAG
- a CDS encoding DUF6356 family protein — MSVARIFTSHPAKVGETYFGHMAFAAWFSSRLLMAAGAAFVHAFLPFLFETTASRIIRELYERTHNRGTHAINEPVALPDRA, encoded by the coding sequence ATGTCGGTCGCAAGGATTTTCACCTCTCATCCGGCCAAGGTCGGCGAAACCTATTTCGGCCACATGGCCTTCGCCGCCTGGTTCTCGTCGCGCCTGCTGATGGCGGCGGGAGCAGCATTTGTTCACGCTTTCTTGCCATTTCTCTTCGAGACTACCGCCAGCCGAATCATCCGCGAGCTCTACGAGCGGACTCACAACAGAGGCACACACGCGATCAACGAGCCGGTGGCTCTTCCGGATCGCGCCTAG
- a CDS encoding Lrp/AsnC family transcriptional regulator, with amino-acid sequence MTLAIDEIDRKLLAELQRDGTLSVDQLSERVALSRNACWRRVKRLEEDGVITGRVALVDAEKLGLGLSVFILIRTSNHDPDWLQKFRAAVTGLPEIIGVYRMSGDLDYVLRARVADVKAYDRLYQRLIAKVALSDVSASFVMEEIKETTVVPMEVR; translated from the coding sequence ATGACACTGGCAATCGACGAAATCGATCGAAAACTGCTCGCCGAATTGCAACGTGACGGCACCTTGTCGGTCGACCAGCTGTCGGAGCGGGTGGCCTTGTCGCGCAATGCCTGCTGGCGTCGTGTCAAGCGGCTGGAGGAAGATGGCGTCATCACCGGACGCGTGGCGCTGGTCGATGCCGAAAAGCTCGGGCTCGGCCTTTCGGTGTTCATCCTGATCCGCACATCCAACCACGATCCGGACTGGCTGCAGAAATTCCGCGCCGCGGTGACCGGCTTGCCCGAGATCATCGGCGTTTACCGCATGTCTGGCGATCTCGACTATGTGCTGCGCGCCCGCGTCGCCGACGTGAAAGCCTATGATCGGCTCTACCAGCGACTGATCGCCAAGGTGGCGCTGTCCGATGTGTCCGCCTCCTTCGTCATGGAAGAGATCAAGGAGACGACGGTTGTTCCGATGGAAGTTCGCTAA
- a CDS encoding sulfate transporter family protein, whose product MIFDAARTAALELLSPPFRAVFIKTLGLTLLALVALWFGLTSLVEWLALPWLQTLFPGMPSWAGWLGGIVAAIALAFGMALLVAPVTAVIAGLFLDEVADVVERTDYPGDPAGRAIPALRSLVLAIKFFGVVILGNIVALMLLLVPGINIAAFFIVNGYLLGREFFEFAAMRFRGEEEARALRRHYAGTVFLAGLVIAAFLAVPLLNLLTPLFAAAMMVHLHKAIAAREMARPARG is encoded by the coding sequence GTGATTTTCGACGCTGCCCGCACCGCGGCCCTGGAACTGCTCTCGCCTCCGTTCCGCGCCGTCTTCATCAAGACGCTCGGCCTGACTCTGCTGGCGCTGGTCGCCCTGTGGTTCGGCCTGACCAGCCTTGTCGAATGGCTGGCCCTGCCGTGGCTCCAGACACTGTTTCCCGGCATGCCATCCTGGGCCGGCTGGCTGGGCGGCATTGTCGCGGCAATAGCGCTTGCCTTCGGCATGGCGCTGCTCGTCGCGCCGGTCACGGCCGTCATCGCCGGCCTGTTCCTCGACGAAGTCGCTGACGTGGTCGAGCGCACCGACTATCCCGGCGACCCGGCCGGACGCGCCATCCCGGCATTGCGCTCGCTGGTGCTGGCGATAAAATTCTTCGGCGTCGTCATCCTGGGCAATATCGTGGCGCTCATGCTTCTGCTGGTGCCGGGCATCAACATCGCCGCCTTCTTCATCGTCAACGGCTACCTGCTCGGGCGCGAATTCTTTGAATTCGCCGCCATGCGCTTTCGCGGGGAAGAAGAGGCCAGAGCCTTGCGCCGGCACTATGCCGGCACAGTGTTCCTTGCCGGGCTGGTGATCGCGGCCTTCCTTGCCGTGCCGCTCCTCAACCTGCTGACGCCGCTCTTCGCCGCCGCCATGATGGTGCATCTGCACAAGGCGATTGCGGCGCGGGAAATGGCGCGCCCCGCACGCGGTTGA